In Platichthys flesus chromosome 20, fPlaFle2.1, whole genome shotgun sequence, a single genomic region encodes these proteins:
- the wnk4a gene encoding serine/threonine-protein kinase WNK4 isoform X3 has product MPIRWERTANMLSLSPPAFGRPASPRRVIGPEEDRNVLSPVFNQRSQVKQTRKLTKAERQRFSEEVDMLKGLQHPNIVRFHDSWKSTSKGQKCIILVTELMTSGTLKTYLKRFKEMKLKLLQRWSRQILKGLHFLHTRAPPIIHRDLKCDNIFITGPIGSVKIGDLGLATLKSASFAKSVIGTPEFMAPEMYEEKYDEAVDVYAFGMCILEMATSEYPYSECQNAAQIYRKVTSGMKPDSFYKVKVPELKEIIEGCIRMDNDERYTIQDLLEHPFFQENNGVHVELAEEDDTVKSGLKLWLRMDDTKKLHGKYKDNNAIEFLFELYKDVPEEVAQEMVVLGFVCEADFKLVAKAIRDRVSAIKRQREKLRRLSEEKKRKKLEQEAIEEEPEPQLLSPKVREVAAAESPTPAMTPPAPIVSPVTSSADSGVSSNYPAEPEEPEADQHFHHIRHNSLSSVNSDCETDGYLSSSGLQDPLEAGTFNAPATPPTVHAGSPIVRGPPIPALRFPSSIAVSNNTEHGNSEPPSGFSSPVDSYASDVTSGLSDGYEGLSEKGEKTAGRRTAAKLFRKRVRSRLRITGLSDKVDRVVECQLQTHNDKMVTFKFDLDGDNPEDIAAVMVHNEFILPSEKEGFIHRMSDIIKRAKALMSKDPPVHASGHRLPQPAFHSGVNSLSSSQPNLHSQPLPRTHSSSSLPDFDLANPSTGVRGSPPCPNGDVHGADVTSSGRPLMRSQSFHTAPGSPLQYQHHPHPASLLPHHQHYHLPYMGHTHFQYPYPGSPGSPKPALHPPLTRVASNPTFSSIPSPSSGSPSPQRETPSPCSNESINMSPPQHPNMWPPHTQPLFSLANVISMAMSMAQSFTNLPGQGMPSFPGYHPQLPAHMTQQSGYPSVYQQQYQTPVEAQYQGIPEQSNVYHSPDNTQMDGAAFLAQNTYPGWLHSVSSPSMASTPPPTPQEFLQQGGFSSPPSRTQEESLHSYMTQYPAQGPAQAQTSPQTSSSDSSSDLSLSPQESPQSTLSSFNSQLHPPVPEMSVSLAKPKVSSPESEVQSTPVTVGRFQVTPSIDIPVAAVSVPAALQPEVSSSTTSESSTEEQGESETSLGTSLTMSPPHPHPQRGSSVVLQELDRQPVWPGNQEQQQEQLTQDRGVEDEDEDEDEDEEVEVEVVGERQRTKKRSRRRAYSLSLLGMSADSGLSLTAAEMEGRPWDGGAGSPQYTNALHHLWMMTYSRSAPYLSSDDSDCDDGEMVEELQELRERHLTEVQDLQAAQKKEIEELYERMGKVPPPGIVSPAAMLSSRQRRLSKGNGFPSSRRNSLQRLDILPLQGIIRRNSLGGSSSGSQDKPSKGVTFATDISRM; this is encoded by the exons ACCCGTAAGCTGACGAAGGCGGAGCGGCAACGCTTCAGCGAGGAGGTGGACATGCTGAAGGGGCTGCAGCACCCGAACATCGTCCGCTTCCACGACTCCTGGAAGTCGACCTCGAAGGGTCAGAAGTGCATCATCCTGGTGACGGAGCTCATGACGTCGGGCACGCTCAAAAC GTACTTGAAAAGGTTCAAGGAGAtgaagctgaagctgctgcagcgctGGAGCCGGCAGATCCTCAAGGGGCTCCACTTCCTGCACACACGCGCTCCCCCCATCATCCACCGGGACCTCAAGTGCgacaacatcttcatcaccGGCCCCATTGGTTCCGTCAAGATCGGAGACCTGGGCCTGGCCACCCTCAAAAGTGCCTCTTTTGCTAAAAGTGTCATTG GAACACCAGAGTTCATGGCCCCGGAGATGTACGAGGAGAAGTACGACGAGGCGGTGGACGTCTACGCCTTCGGGATGTGCATCCTGGAGATGGCCACCTCCGAGTACCCGTACTCCGAGTGCCAGAACGCCGCCCAGATCTACCGCAAAGTCACCAGC GGGATGAAACCTGACAGTTTCTACAAAGTCAAAGTGCCTGAGCTGAAGGAGATCATTGAGGGCTGCATTCGTATGGACAACGATGAGAG gtacACCATACAGGACCTCCTGGAGCACCCCTTCTTCCAGGAGAACAACGGCGTGCACGTGGAGCTGGCGGAGGAGGACGACACGGTGAAGTCGGGCCTGAAGCTGTGGCTGCGCATGGACGACACCAAGAAGCTCCACGGGAAGTACAAGGACAACAACGCCATCGAGTTCCTCTTTGAGCTCTACAAGGACGTGCCCGAGGAGGTGGCGCAGGAGATG GTCGTGCTCGGCTTCGTGTGCGAGGCCGACTTCAAGCTGGTGGCCAAGGCCATACGGGACCGGGTGTCGGCCATCAAGCGGCAGAGGGAGAAGCTGAGGCGGCTgtcggaggagaagaagaggaagaagctggagcAAGAGGCCATAGAGGAAGAACCGGAGCCTCAGCTCCTTTCACCCAAAGTCAGGGAGGTTGCGGCGGCGGAGTCCCCCACCCCGGCCATGACGCCTCCGGCCCCCATCGTGTCCCCCGTCACCAGCTCCGCAGACTCCGGTGTCAGCTCCAACTACCCGGCAGAACCAGAGGAGCCCGAGGCCGACCAGCACTTCCACCACATCCGACACAACAGCCTGTCCTCGGTTAACT CTGACTGCGAGACGGATGGCTATCTGAGCTCCTCTGGGCTCCAGGATCCGCTGGAGGCCGGCACCTTCAACGCGCCCGCCACCCCCCCCACCGTGCACGCCGGCTCCCCCATCGTAAGGGGCCCCCCCATCCCGGCCCTGCGCTTCCCCTCG AGCATTGCAGTCTCCAACAACACGGAACATGGCAACTCGGAGCCACCGAGCGGCTTCAGCTCCCCCGTGGACAG CTACGCCTCTGACGTGACCTCAGGGTTGAGCGACGGCTACGAGGGCCTATCAGAGAAGGGCGAGAAGACGGCTGGCAGGCGAACCGCGGCGAAGCTGTTCAGGAAGAGGGTGCGCTCCAGGCTGCGCATCACAGGG ctctctgatAAAGTGGACCGGGTGGTCGAGTGTCAGCTGCAGACGCACAATGACAAGATGGTGACCTTCAAGTTCGACCTGGATGGAGATAACCCTGAAGACATCGCTGCGGTCATG GTGCACAATGAGTTCATCCTGCCATCAGAGAAGGAGGGCTTCATCCACCGCATGAGCGACATCATCAAACGGGCCAAGGCTCTGATGTCCAAAGACCCACCGGTCCACGCCAGCGGGCACCGACTGCCCCAGCCTGCTTTCCACAGCGGGGTCAACTCGCTGTCTTCCTCCCAG CCTAATCTGCACAGTCAGCCGTTGCCCCGAAcacactcgtcctcctctctgcccg ACTTCGACCTGGCTAACCCGAGCACAGGGGTACGTGGCTCTCCCCCGTGCCCCAATGGCGACGTCCACGGTGCAGACGTGACTTCATCTGGGCGACCTCTAATGCGCTCGCAGTCTTTCCACACGGCCCCAG GGTCTCCACTTCAATACCAGCACCATCCCCACCCTGCGTCCCTCCTGCCCCACCACCAGCACTACCACTTACCCTACATGGGACACACGCACTTCCAGTACCCATACCCTGGCTCTCCGGGTTCCCCCAAGCCAGCACTTCATCCTCCCCTCACACGTGTGGCCAGCAACCCCACCTTCTCTTCGATCCCCTCGCCCTCCTCCGGGTCCCCCAGTCCTCAGCGTGAGACCCCCAGTCCTTGCAGCAATGAGAGCATCAACATGTCCCCACCTCAGCATCCCAACATGtggcccccccacacacagccCCTGTTTTCATTGGCTAATGTCATCTCCATGGCCATGAGCATGGCTCAGTCTTTCACGAATCTGCCCGGCCAGGGGATGCCCTCCTTTCCAGGGTATCACCCTCAGCttcccgctcacatgacccagcaGTCCGGTTACCCCTCGGTCTACCAACAACAGTACCAAACTCCAGTAGAGGCCCAGTACCAAGGCATCCCAGAGCAGAGCAATGTCTACCACAgccctgacaacacacaaatGGATGGAGCCGCTTTCCTTGCTCAGAACACTTATCCCGGCTGGTTGCATTCTGTCTCTTCGCCTTCCATGGCTTCCACTCCTCCGCCGACTCCCCAGGAGTTTCTGCAACAGGGTGGATTCTCCAGTCCACCCAGTCGGACCCAGGAGGAAAGTCTCCACAGTTACATGACACAATACCCAGCACAGGGTCCAGCTCAGGCCCAAACCAGTCCACAAACCTCCAGCTCAGACTCCTCGTCAGATCTTTCCCTCTCGCCCCAAGAGAGCCCACAAAGCACT TTATCGTCCTTCAACTCTCAGCTGCACCCCCCTGTACCTGAGATGAGCGTCAGCCTCGCAAAACCAAAAGTCTCTTCCCCCGAATCTG AAGTCCAGTCCACTCCAGTGACTGTCGGCCGATTCCAGGTGACGCCCAGCATTGACATCCCTGTGGCTGCTGTGTCTGTCCCTGCTGCACTGCAGCctgaggtcagcagcagcaccacatcagagagcagcacagaggagcagggggagtCTGAGACAAGCCTGGGCACCTCCCTCACCATGTCCCCTCCTCACCCACATCCTCAGAGAGGGTCCTCCGTGGTCCTCCAGGAGCTGGACAGACAGCCGGTGTGGCCCGGGAACcaggaacagcagcaggagcagctgacacaggacagaggagtggaggacgaagacgaggacgaggacgaggacgaagAGGTAGAGGTTGAGGTTGTCGGGGAACGACAGAGGACGAAGAAGAGGAGTCGGAGGAGAGCGTACAGCCTCAGCCTGCTGGGGATGTCTGCGGACAGTGGACTCTCGCTGACGGCTGCGGAGATGGAGGGGAGGCCGTGGGATGGGGGGGCGGGCAGCCCGCAGTACACGAATGCCCTTCACCATTTATGGATGATGACTTACAGCCGCAGCGCTCCCTACCTGAGCAGCGATGACTCAGACTGTGACGATGGGGAAATGGTGGAGGAGCTTCAGGAACTCAGAGAGAG ACATCTGACCGAGGTGCAGGACCTGCAGGCTGCCCAGAAGAAAGAGATCGAGGAGCTGTATGAGCGGATGGGTAAGGTTCCTCCTCCGGGCATCGTCTCTCCTGCTGCGATGCTGTCCAGTCGACAGCGCCGCCTGTCCAAGGGGAACGGCTTCCCCTCATCGCGCCGGAACAGCCTGCAGCGCTTGGACATATTGCCACTCCAAG